Proteins found in one Salinimonas lutimaris genomic segment:
- a CDS encoding DUF3149 domain-containing protein, with amino-acid sequence MLIALLTDPVVWSSLLGIGMIIGLMAYYAYLIMKNTRQGR; translated from the coding sequence ATGTTGATCGCATTATTAACTGATCCGGTGGTGTGGAGCTCGCTGCTGGGCATAGGAATGATTATTGGGCTGATGGCTTACTATGCGTACCTGATTATGAAAAATACCCGGCAAGGCCGCTAG